The DNA window GCCGCCTCGTCGCCGGGGCAGTGCTTGCGGGCGTAGAGCATGATGGAGTCCTTGCCGCAGCCGGAAGGACCGACGACGTAGACCAGTTTGCCTCGGTTCATGAGTTCTCCTTGGGATTGCCGAGCCGGGCCCGGTGGATCAGCCGAAACGGAGCGGACCGGTCCGGCTGGTGGAAAAGACAGAGTTCGTTGACCGGGTGGGAACGATTGATGACGGGCGCGGCCAGTTCGCACAGGAGGTCCTTGAGCCGTCCGCGTTGGTCCGGGTCTTCCACCCGGCCGGTCAGGCTGATGTGAAAACGGAATTCCCCGAGCACGTAGGGGTAGCCCCATGTTTCGAGCAAGCGGTCCTGAGCCGGGGTCAACCCCTGGGCGCGGCGGGCCTCGTTCTCCGGAGGAGAGGGCGGCCTGCGCAGGGGGGTCATGCCCCGCAGGCAGGCTTCGGCGGCCTCGGCCGAGCGGGACTGCTCCGCCGGGACCAGGGCCAGGAACGAGCCTATCTCGCGCACGGACAGCGGGGCCAGAAAAAACGGGAGCAGGGTGCGAGCCAGGGATTCCAGCCGCCGGACGATGGCCGCTCCGTCCACCCCGGGCAGGGGAGGGAAGGGGGGCATGAGCGTGGCGTGAAAGCCGTAATGACGCGGCGACGCGGTGGCCGTGCGCCAGATGTCCGGGGAAAGGCCGTGGAGCGGGAGCACGGGCACCTCCAGGCCGGTCTCGTTGTCCCGGCCGAGCCAGGCCGAGCCGAACCGGTCCAGATCGCCGCCCCGTTCCGGGGCGTAGTATACGCCGTACCGTTCGCTCACGGGTTCACGCTCCCTTCGTACTTGTCCAGAAACGCTTCCACGTCCAAAGCGCGGAAGTCGGCCAGCCCCTCTTTCAGACGGTCGTGGGACCAATCCCACCAGGCCAGACGCAGAAGCCGCGCCCGCACCTCGGCCGGAAACCGCTCGCGAATCAACCTGGCCGGGACGCCGCCCACCACGGCATAGGGGGGCACGTCCTTGGAAACCACGGCCCCAGCTCCGACCACGGCGCCATGGCCGACGGTTACGCCGGGCAGAATAACCGCCCCATGGCCGATCCAGACGTCGCAGCCGATGCGCGTGCGCTGGGTGCGCCGCCACTCGAAGACCGTCTCGTCGTCCAGGCCGAAATCATAGCGCGCACTCCGGTAGGTGAAATGGTGCTGGGAGGCCCGCCACATGGGGTGGTTGGTGGGCCCGATGCGCACGTTCGAGGCGATGGACGCAAACTTGCCGATATCGGCGTAGGCCACGTCGCAATGAGGGCTCAGATAGGCGTAGTCACCCAGGACGGACTCAAGCACCAAACAGTTTTCCAGGACCTCGGTATAGGGACCGAGCCGACTGTCGCGGACGTCCGCCGAGGGGTGGACCGCCGGGGCCGGGCCGAGCCGGATATCCTCTTGGGGATGCGGATGCATATTCATGACTCCTGACTGACAAATGCGGCCCGTTTGGAAAAGCACGGGTACGCATCATTTCCGCAACGAAATTGACGATCCGGTTACAACAAGTTGAAATTACGGGCCAAAGCGGACAAGTGCCGGACTTGTCTAGTGTGCCCAGGCCACCCTTGCCCTATCACGTTGCCTAACGCGGCCCGATCCCCGGGCCGGGCAAACCCGGAACGTGTCCATGACCCTATCACGACTCCACCAGGATCTGCACCCAGTCACTGGCGAACAGGCAGACGCCAAACTCCACGGGCACGCCCGAGGGGTCCTCGTTGACGCTTTCGGTGACCAGCACCGGACGGCTCCGGGGCTGACGCAACTCGCGGGCCTCCCCGGCCGTGGGCATGCGGGCAATGATCCGGGTATGTCTGCGTGCGTAGTCGGCCACGCCGAAGTGCTCCATGGTCCGGGTCACGGACTTGAGCTCGCGGTACACGCGGACCATGCCCGGAAACAAGGTTTTAGGGAAAAAGGCCGTGGAATAGCTGATACGCCGACCGTC is part of the Desulfovibrio sp. Huiquan2017 genome and encodes:
- a CDS encoding DUF1045 domain-containing protein; amino-acid sequence: MSERYGVYYAPERGGDLDRFGSAWLGRDNETGLEVPVLPLHGLSPDIWRTATASPRHYGFHATLMPPFPPLPGVDGAAIVRRLESLARTLLPFFLAPLSVREIGSFLALVPAEQSRSAEAAEACLRGMTPLRRPPSPPENEARRAQGLTPAQDRLLETWGYPYVLGEFRFHISLTGRVEDPDQRGRLKDLLCELAAPVINRSHPVNELCLFHQPDRSAPFRLIHRARLGNPKENS
- a CDS encoding DapH/DapD/GlmU-related protein — protein: MHPHPQEDIRLGPAPAVHPSADVRDSRLGPYTEVLENCLVLESVLGDYAYLSPHCDVAYADIGKFASIASNVRIGPTNHPMWRASQHHFTYRSARYDFGLDDETVFEWRRTQRTRIGCDVWIGHGAVILPGVTVGHGAVVGAGAVVSKDVPPYAVVGGVPARLIRERFPAEVRARLLRLAWWDWSHDRLKEGLADFRALDVEAFLDKYEGSVNP